TTTTGATTACGTTTCGGATTTGGATATGGATTTCGAAGCTATATAGAGACAAAGGAGGGAGGGCTGCGTCGATCAGTGTTTGTTTTGCTGTCATTCTGAACGGATCAATCGGTAAAGATTCAAGAATCGAGCGACCGGCGACCATTTTCGAAGGAAGGCCTTTAATCTCGACTTCAGGTTTGCATATCTCCCATCTGCGACCGATCTTTCTTTATCAGCATTGATGGTTGAGGGTTTTCTTTTACCGCAATCGTCAAGATGGCTATGGACTGATAGTTTAGGGTTTTCTCGTACCGCAATCCATGAAGAAGCCGTCAAGAAGGCTACGGCGACCGTAGTCGGTTCCGTGTTTTTGAGTTGTCCGTATTCGCCCTTTGGggtttggaaattttggaattttgtatTCAGGGCATGGAAATCCCAGGTTCGTTCACTGTCTTCGGCTTGCAATCGAGAAATCCGAAGGCTCAGTGGTGTTATGGGGAATAGGAGATCCAGAGATTTTGGTCTTGATCGGATTCTTGGATTTGGAATTTGGACGGTTTTCTTGATGAAAGACGGACGCTGTTGGTTACAGACTACAGAGCGATTGTTCacgtcattaattaattaaatatctctCTGTGCATATAACATGGCTACCGCAGCGGCAAGAGTTTCAGAGAGGAGGCAGGGGTCAGGTTTTCATCGGCGGCAATCTAGAGGAGGAGGAGCGAACGTTATTTGTGCCTTTTGGCTTGAGGGGAGGTGCAGTCGATACCCGTGTAAGTTCTTGCACGCAGAATCAGGATCAGCGGCCTCACCGCGACCTAAACAATTCCAAGCCCACAAGTCAAGAACCTGGAAGAGGACTCCCGACAACAGCAGTACTGTCAAGAATTCATCCGTGTTGTCTGGTGGAGTAAACATATTGATGGTACTGAAAGAGTTGAAGACGAAGTTTGCCGACACTGGCTTTCTGGAAAGTGCGTGCGTGGCGAGGACTGCAAATACTTGCACTCGTGTTCCTGTGGCAATGGGTTTTCAATGTTCACGAAGCTAGAAGGGCACAGCAAGGTGATTGTTTGAAATTGAACAGTTGTTCCTGGATTTTCTTTTACTTGCAGTATGtgaataacattaattttggGCGCAATATATAGGCTGTTAAAGGGATTGCACTTCCTTCTGGCTCCTACACACTTTACACGGGTTGTAAGGACAAAACCGTACGAGTACGGGACTGCAATACTGGTCAGGTCAGTATAATTACCTCCATTTGCACTGGCCTCTTCTTATTGATAAATCTTGCTTTCCCTGCAATATATAAATTGACATGTCTTATCATTTCTATGCATGCAAAATGCACAGTGCGTTCAAGTGGTTGATCTTCCGGGTGAAGTTGGGTCGCTGATCAGTGAGGGTCCATGGGTATTTGTGGGCATGGAAGAAGATGCTGTTAAGGTACTTTACATTTTGGCCTGAATGCactattgtaaattttatttccTAATATGGTGGtccaaatttgttaatttttttgtgggtGTTGCAGGTGTGGAACACACAGACGGGCAATGAACTGACGCTTCTCGGACCAGTTGGACTAGTTCGTGCTTTAGCCACCACGGATGATATGCTTTTTCGCTGCGACACAGGTATATACTTCATGGATTTGTCAGTTATTTCGGATATGTAGTTTCGCAGGTCTCCATTGAGTACtcattagaaaaaatataaggaGCCCACTATGATTGGTTTTTGATGCATATGTATGCTTCCATATTGTTGATAAACATATGTTCTATTCTTCAATTGATCTGTTTTGGCCTATCATTTAGGTTTTGGCTTCCATGGGTTTTAGGTGTGGGACCTGAATACCTTGCTGTGTGTCCAAACACCACAAGGACATGCAGGTGTCGTTATGTGTGTTCTTTGCTGGGACAAGTATTTGTTGTCCTGTTCTTTGGATAGAAGCATAAAGGTTGGGGTTCCACCGAAGCTGGGGACATAGAGATGATCTACACGCATGAAGAAGAACATGTAATGACTATTGTGAATGAATTTTTTGCACTAGCTAGCTACATCCATCCCCTGTATTGCATTTTTCTGCATGCACTTAACATGTggatatttgttcttttttgcttcttttctcTCGCTTATCTTTTATGTTCTCTATTAGTTCGAAGCATTTTAGCTCTTCCAAACATAGTGGCCGCCAAAAACTCACACTTGAACTGAGTCGTGGGCATTTTCTTTTGTTCAAGAAGCACTTTGGTGTCATCATCCAAACATAGTGGCCAAAAGCTCGCAGTTGAACTAAATAAGATTGTAAAATTCCAATCTGTCTGATGTTTCAGGGCGTTCTTGGCCTCTGCGGGCTTAATGATGCTGAGGCCAAACCTATTCTGCTCTGCTCATGCCACGACAACTATGTCCGGTTGTATGACTTGCCAACGTAAGTATGAAACAGATGATACACACGTCTCCAAATgtctcctctctttttttttcttacagcACAAACAATTAACCAACCAAGtgatttgattttatgaaaatgaaatggGTTTTAGGTTCGCTGAAAGGGGCAAGCTGTTTGCAAAACGAGAAGTGCGGGCAATTCAGATTGGCGCAGCAGGCACAGGCCTCTTCTTCACCGGGGATGCAACGGGCCAAATAACAGTATGGAAATTCGATGCAGAGTTGAAGAAGCAGACATCGTCCTCATCATCATGAGCCAGCCATTCTTATGTTTAAgaaagtgtaattaatgtattttgattgtttcattCGTTGATTCACCTTCCCGAGGTGTCTAAATATGCTCTTCTGCTGGAGGGGAATTAGTTTGTTGAATGAATGAAGTTGAGTCTGTACGAAAGTTTATTTGTTGAATGCAATAAAATGTATACGTTGTTGGTATCAAGGCATTCTTGTGTGCAATTGAAACTTTTAGTGTGCATGGAGAGTGTAAGAAGCTTGTGAAATGACTCAAATGCCCTTGAGGGCTGTTAGCGATCTGTGAGGGGTACAAGTTATAGTTTCCGGTATTGCTGAAATGTCCGAACTATTTCAGGAAGAGGCCATTGGATTTGCTTAAAAAAAGTTTCAAAAGCTTAGCCCGCAGCCACTTTGACCTCACTTATTGCTTCtttctagggttttttttttttttttaatttttcttcgagtatttttttcttttctctttttgaaaAAGAGAACTCTTGAGAAGCCCTTGATTCGACAATAAACTAGAATATTTAGGTTTtagatcttgatttttctaCCTATCGGGGCTTcacaaaaaatttcttcttttgaaaGTTTTCTCATCCTTAATTTAAGAAGTCGggatatgtttttttttctatttttcagaaATGACTTAGACCCTAAAAGAGcctattttagtttatttactTCAAAAACTCAATTTGAGGCAATACCTTTAAATTGGAAAATCACGTTCTCAACCAAAACCCAAGATCTTTTTAATAGATTATCAATATGCAATTTGTTCGAGACATATAATTCTTATGCCAAATTAAGCTTATTAACTAATGACCGCATACTTCTATGTTTGTTTACGGCAAGCCTTCAAGCtttatttgaatcaaattataCTAATTTGTCCTCGACTTCATGATCACTTCATTGAAGATACATAAATAAGAATACtgtaatgctatttgtacacaGTATTTtgacattatattttatattcataatattataagtattttttcaagtaattaaCAACATTTTTTCTTGAGGCTATCAATTACATTTCAAAGATTATAAACACTTTAAAAAGTAAAAgtgtttctaatttttgaaaacattactaCCCATTAAATATGACTTTTACTAACTAAATCTGAAGTGGAATCAAAAGCGCCGAACAAATTTGACAAAGACAAATTGATCACCAGATAAACCACAAATAGTCAACGAATCAATTAGCATATCAAAAAAGATGTCAATTAAAGATAGTTATGAATTAGCTATTATTTGTCAAAAAATGAGAAtagataaaattttcctttttgaaataaaaccaaaaaactCATTGGAGAATCTTTGTAGGAGATTCTAAAGCTACTGACATTGAAGAGATAATGATTAAGGTTGTTAATAACAAAAAGTTCCACAAGTTAGAGATGTGGATACTAAAGAAAGTACTGTTAAAAATATCGGGTTGTGAATCAATACGATTAGAATTGGTcaaatcaactaatttattGAGAAAGATCTTATAATGTCCATGAACAAGTTGAACAAAGGAAGTAAGTgttatttttat
The Diospyros lotus cultivar Yz01 chromosome 12, ASM1463336v1, whole genome shotgun sequence DNA segment above includes these coding regions:
- the LOC127787624 gene encoding LOW QUALITY PROTEIN: zinc finger CCCH domain-containing protein 48-like (The sequence of the model RefSeq protein was modified relative to this genomic sequence to represent the inferred CDS: inserted 1 base in 1 codon; deleted 1 base in 1 codon) — its product is MVEGFLLPQSSRWLWTDSLGFSRTAIHEEAVKKATATVVGSVFLSCPYSPFGVWKFWNFVFRAWKSQVRSLSSACNREIRRLSGVMGNRRSRDFGLDRILGFGIWTRQEFQRGGRGQVFIGGNLEEEERTLFVPFGLRGGAVDTRTIPSPQVKNLEEDSRQQQYCQEFIRVVWWSKHIDGTERVEDEVCRHWLSGKCVRGEDCKYLHSCSCGNGFSMFTKLEGHSKAVKGIALPSGSYTLYTGCKDKTVRVRDCNTGQCVQVVDLPGEVGSLISEGPWVFVGMEEDAVKVWNTQTGNELTLLGPVGLVRALATTDDMLFRCDTGVGPEYLAVCPNTTRTCRCRYVCSLLGQVFVVLSLDRSIKXWGSTEAGDIEMIYTHEEEHGVLGLCGLNDAEAKPILLCSCHDNYVRLYDLPTFAERGKLFAKREVRAIQIGAAGTGLFFTGDATGQITVWKFDAELKKQTSSSSS